The genomic DNA TCCTATGCCCACAACTACGTCAACTATATTCCACATTTGTCTGCCAAGTGCGATTTTGAAAAACGGTTGGAATAACAAAGCAAGTCCACCGTAAATAATCATTTCTGTTTGTCTGCCTTGTTGGTTTGCTTGATAAGCTAATATTGCAAAGCCAATTAACCCAGCGAACCTTACAAACTGGTAAAAACCGTAAGGCATATCTGCTAAACATAGAAAAAATAAAATGGCTAATACTATTTTAATGGCGTTATTCATCTTGTTTATTGTTGTCAGCAATACTGATTAAGTCAAACTGCGGTATCTCAGAAATTTCAAAATATTGGCTTGTGATTTTGTCAAGGAAAGTGTCAGTTATTATGTCGTCTTCCAAATACTGTTCAATATCAGGGAAACGAGCTAATATTTTTTCATCGCTTACATTCAAACGGTGTCGAATATTTTTGAAAAACTTAATTTCTGAATACTCAATTTGTTCGTCTGCATTGATTGTTTGTATTGCAAAATCAATCAAAGTCAGTTCTTCTTCTTCATTAAGTTGAGATTGCTTTAGCAAGTCAAAATAATATTGAATAA from Bacteroidia bacterium includes the following:
- a CDS encoding TerB family tellurite resistance protein translates to MAADGNIDDREIFLIKSMCEESPLFNNFNFQEEINLLVGKINSGGKSFIQYYFDLLKQSQLNEEEELTLIDFAIQTINADEQIEYSEIKFFKNIRHRLNVSDEKILARFPDIEQYLEDDIITDTFLDKITSQYFEISEIPQFDLISIADNNKQDE